In the genome of Streptomyces sp. SLBN-118, the window GCTCAGCGGACTGGTCGCCCAGGCCCTGGAACGGGCCCGGCAGTACGACGCGGAGCACGGCCGGGCGCAGGCGTTGCAGCGCGGCCTGCTCCCCCGCGCGCTTCCGGCCCTCCCGGCCGTCACCGCCGCCGCCCGCTATCTGCCGGCCAGCGAGGGCACGCTCGGCGGCGACTGGTACGACGTCATTCCGCTCTCCGCCGACCGCGTCGCGCTGGTCATCGGCGACGTGATGGGCCACGGCCTCCACGAGGCCGCCACCATGGGCCGACTCCGCACCGCCGTACACACTCTGGCCGGTCTCGAACTGCCTCCCGACGAGTTGTTCTCCCACCTCAACGACCTGGTCAGCGAGCTGGGCGACGACTTCTACGCCACGTGCCTCTACGCCCTCTACGATCCCGCCTCCGGCGTCTGCACATTCGCCGGTGCCGGACACCCGCCACCGGCGGTCGTCCACCCCGACGGCACGCTGCACTTCGCCGACGTCGCCGCCAACCCGCCGCTCGGAGCTGCCACGCCGCCCTTCGAAACCACGGAGCTGAAGCTCCCCGAGGGAAGCCTCCTGGTGCTCTACACCGACGGTTTCGTGGAATCCGCCCGGCGCGACATCGACAGCGGAATCGAGCAGTTGGCCAAGGCACTCACCGTCGGCCTCGACGGCGCGCGGGGCGCGGACAGGTCCCCAGTCCGCGAGGCCCCACCACGTCCCCGGCCAGGAACCCCCCACCGCCACTCCGAAGCCGGGCATCTCGAACGGCTCTGCGAATCGCTCGTCTCCGCTCTCCTGCCCGCCCAGGAGGAGACCAGCGACGATGCCGCTCTGCTCATTGCCCGCACCCATATCCTCCCGGCCGACGACATGGCGTCCTGGCCCCTGCCCGAGGACCCCGCTGCGGCCGGAGTGGCCCGCGGCCATGTCCGGCATCAGCTGGGCCAATGGCAGCTCGACGATCTTGTCGCGACCACCGAGCTGATCGCCAGCGAACTGGTGGGCAATGTGGTGCGGCACGCGAAAGGCCCCGTCCGGCTGCGCCTGCTCCGGAGCCGGACGCTCATCTGCGAGGTCTCGGACGGCAGTCTCACCACACCCCGCATCCGCCGTGCTCTGGACACCGACGAGGGCGGCCGCGGACTCCAACTGGTGGCCGCACTCAGTCATCGCTGGGGCACGCGTTACACCTCCGAGGGCAAGTGCATCTGGACCGAGCAGCCATTGCCCGAGCCCGTGCGGTGACCCACCGGGCCGACCCCCCGCGCAAAGGTCGACGGCCTGTCACGGTCGAGAGGGCAGCGAGGCCCCTCATAGGGGCTGCACGCACTCCGGGCGACGTAAGTATGGTGTCCCACCACATGTGCCCGTAACCTGCGCGTTTCTACGGTGTGGCGACACAACGACATCCTCGCCCCCGCCCGGAAGTGGTGACCATGGCCGCCTCGGCATCCGCCCCACCAGCCCCCGCCCCCAGCTCACTCAAGCGCATCGTCGCCGCGAGCCTCATCGGGACCACCATCGAGTGGTACGACTTCTTCCTCTATGGATCGGCCGCCGCGCTCGTCTTCAACAAGCTGTTCTTCCCGGGCTCCGATCCGCTCGTCGGAACCCTGCTTTCCTTCCTCACCTACGCCGTCGGGTTCGCCGCCCGCCCGCTCGGCGCGCTGGTCTTCGGGCACTTCGGCGACCGGCTCGGCCGTAAGAAGCTGCTGGTGCTGAGCCTGCTGCTGATGGGCGGGGCGACCTTCGCAATCGGACTGCTGCCGACGCATGCCACCGTCGGGACCGCCGCGCCCGTCCTGCTCACCACGTTGCGGCTGGTGCAGGGATTCGCGCTCGGCGGCGAGTGGGGCGGTGCCGTGCTGCTCGTGTCCGAACACGGGGACGCCAAGCGGCGCGGTTTCTGGGCTTCATGGCCTCAAACCGGCGCTCCCGCCGGGCAGTTGCTCGCCACCGGAGTGCTCTCCGCGCTGACCGCTCTGCTGTCGGACGCGGCCTTCACCTCATGGGGCTGGCGCATACCCTTCCTCCTCTCCGGTGTGCTGGTGATCGTCGGCTTGTGGATTCGTCTCTCTGTCGATGAATCACCGGTCTTCAAGGCCGCGCTGGCACAGGCAGAGGTACGCCAGGCCGCGGCCGGGCAGGCCGAGAAGATGCCGCTCGTCGCCGTGCTGCGGCACCACTGGCGCGATGTGCTGGTCGCGATGGGCGCACGCATGGCGGAGAACATCAGCTACTACGTCATCACCGCTTTCATCCTCGTGTACGCGACGACTGCCGTGGAGATGAGCAAGCAGACCGCGCTCAATGCCGTACTCATCGCCTCCGCCGTGCACTTCGCGGTCATCCCGGCGTGGGGCGCGCTCTCGGACCGGATCGGGCGCAGGCCGGTGTATCTCATCGGCGCGATCGGCGTCGGCGCCTGGATGTTCCCGTTCTTCTCGCTCATCGACACCGGCAGCTTCGGCAGTCTGCTGCTCGCCGTCACGGTCGGGCTGGTGTTCCACGGAGCGATGTACGCACCGCAGGCCGCCTTCTTCTCCGAGATGTTCGCGACGCGCATGCGCTATTCCGGTGCCTCCATCGGCGCGCAGTTCTCCTCGGTCGCGGCCGGTGCCCCGGCGCCGCTGATCGCCACCGCGCTGCTCGCCGACTACGACTCGTCGACCCCGATCGCCCTGTATGTCATCGCCGCGGCGCTGATCACGGTGGTGGCCATCGGGTGTGCGCGAGAGACCCGGCAGCGAGACCTGAACGCCGTCGAGGCGGAGCCGGTGGAGGAAGCGCCCGCCGCCCGCTCGGCGGATATGCGCACCGCCTGACGGACGCAGGACGAACAACTCCCGTCTGCCGCGCGAACTCCCGAGAAGGGGGTCCGGCGCGGCGGCACGTTCGGCTCAGCGAGCGACCGAGGCGGACATCGCGTGCAGACGAAGCGCCAGCTGGATCTCGAGCGCACGGCCCGGTGACTGCCAGTCCGGGCCGAGCAGCCGGCCTATTCGCTCCAGGCGCTGGGCCACGGTGTTCACATGAACGTGCAGATCCTCCTTCGTACGGGCAGGGCTCATGCCGCTCGCGAAGTACGCGTCGAGCGTGCGCACCAGGTCCGTGCCGCGCTTGCGGTCGTAGTCGACGACCTCGCCCATCGTCCGCTGGACGAAACCGTCGATGTCACCGGGGTCGGCGAGCAACAGGCCGAGGAAACCCAGGTCCTGTGCCGCGGCCCCCTGCCCTGAGCGGCCGAGCAGACGCAGG includes:
- a CDS encoding SpoIIE family protein phosphatase — its product is MATHKPGPSSAERPNDAHSLQQALDAVRVGAWSWDIRTGDLIWDKEMPQVLDIAPDFFDGRIETWRNLIHPEDLPVVLAQAEHALREGAEYNVKHRVRRPDGTVVWVAVRGRIVVGEDGAPARMVGRLWETNESLVALDSVGRALRHMSDGFLAVDTAWRVLYVNVLAERLLGPSRELVGRTLWDIREVNTPGLESACRRAVADRRPTGLDLRLPVDGRWYHLRLIPVPDGLTVYLTDVTERRRAEEQRLAAEHAAAERAARIGELTAALAEALTAEDVVAAAAERVLPLFGATGLIVQARQSGRVQPVGSVGYPRAFLDELAKGGIPAASPIELALHDGIPRFIDSMEEMKADYPEMGVLPGLSGKQAWAFLPLVVSGRAVGGCVVSFDRPRHLTGEERTLLVALSGLVAQALERARQYDAEHGRAQALQRGLLPRALPALPAVTAAARYLPASEGTLGGDWYDVIPLSADRVALVIGDVMGHGLHEAATMGRLRTAVHTLAGLELPPDELFSHLNDLVSELGDDFYATCLYALYDPASGVCTFAGAGHPPPAVVHPDGTLHFADVAANPPLGAATPPFETTELKLPEGSLLVLYTDGFVESARRDIDSGIEQLAKALTVGLDGARGADRSPVREAPPRPRPGTPHRHSEAGHLERLCESLVSALLPAQEETSDDAALLIARTHILPADDMASWPLPEDPAAAGVARGHVRHQLGQWQLDDLVATTELIASELVGNVVRHAKGPVRLRLLRSRTLICEVSDGSLTTPRIRRALDTDEGGRGLQLVAALSHRWGTRYTSEGKCIWTEQPLPEPVR
- a CDS encoding MFS transporter codes for the protein MAASASAPPAPAPSSLKRIVAASLIGTTIEWYDFFLYGSAAALVFNKLFFPGSDPLVGTLLSFLTYAVGFAARPLGALVFGHFGDRLGRKKLLVLSLLLMGGATFAIGLLPTHATVGTAAPVLLTTLRLVQGFALGGEWGGAVLLVSEHGDAKRRGFWASWPQTGAPAGQLLATGVLSALTALLSDAAFTSWGWRIPFLLSGVLVIVGLWIRLSVDESPVFKAALAQAEVRQAAAGQAEKMPLVAVLRHHWRDVLVAMGARMAENISYYVITAFILVYATTAVEMSKQTALNAVLIASAVHFAVIPAWGALSDRIGRRPVYLIGAIGVGAWMFPFFSLIDTGSFGSLLLAVTVGLVFHGAMYAPQAAFFSEMFATRMRYSGASIGAQFSSVAAGAPAPLIATALLADYDSSTPIALYVIAAALITVVAIGCARETRQRDLNAVEAEPVEEAPAARSADMRTA